CGCCTGCGCTCGCCCGTCTCGGTCGACTCAGGCCGCCGCTGACGGCGATTCGCTTCTGTATCCTGTTGTTTCAGCTCGCGATCCCTTGCGCCAGCTTCTTGGCTGCCTCTCCGTTCGATGTGCGAAAATATACGCGTCATCGCGACAATGCAGTTACGTTCTTGGTTTGAAGTTACGGCAGAACGATTAGTGAGGTTTGATATGGCAACTAAATACAAGATTCTGATTGACGGCGAAGAGGATGATGAGGGGAATGCGTTTGATACTGAGTCAGAGGCAGATGACTATGCCTTGCAGTGGGAAAGCAATTGGCATGCAGGTGGCGAAGTTTTAGAGATGTCAAATCCGGGTGATTACCCATATGACCCTGACGATTGCCCAAATATCGAAGTAGTTGAATTTGAAACAGACTAAAGGCGGCAACTATGCGTTCGGTGTAAACTCTCGTACGGCTTGTCCGGGTGCGGTCTCGAGGACGGCTGCGTGCGTCCCCGGGAGGCGTCGCGTTTCCGTGACGCCGCAGTCGCAGAGTGCGCCTCTTGGTGAGACGCGCAGACAGAATGCGTCTTTCCGTCACGTCGCGGCGCCCGGGAGGTGTGGGGCAACCACCCGCCAGGCTGCGGGGCACTATGGAGAATGGCCCAACTGGGCAAATGCGCTCGAGCAACCCCCCGCCAGCCTGCGGGGCGGGTTGTGCCAGGGTCTGCGGATCTCGGTTCGGAGTCTGGCCTCACGGAAAGGTGCAGTGTGCGTGGCTGCCCGCACACAGAGTGCGCTTTTTGGTGAGACGCGCATACAGAGTGCGCTTTTCCGTAAGGCGTAGGCTGCAGAATGCGCTTTTCCGTAGGGCGGCGCCGCGTTTGCCCAGGTGGGGAAAAGCGCACTCTACGGAAAAGCGCATTCTGGCTGCATACCCTCACGGAAAGGCGCATTCCGCAGCCCCCATCTCACGGAAAGGCGCATTCTGGCTGCATGCCCTCGGAGGTGGCGCATTCCCTCCTGTAGTCTTCGAGCATGTGACCGAATCCTCCGCCACCGTGCGTGCAGAATGGGATGATCGTCTTCCCGCTCAAGTCAACCGCTCTCAAAAAAGTTGTGGCGGGGAGGCAGGCCTGAATCTGAAGGCGAAAGATCCTCCAGAGGCCAACGCCCCATCGGCGGTCCCTGTCTTTCTCGGCGCGCATGGGCTTAGGAATAGAGTCCATTCTGTTACGGGGCGGAATCGCTCTTGTCCACCCGCCTCTCTTTGGCGTACACTAAACCTATCGATAGAGGCGCGGAAGCGATGAGTCCCAGGCGAGCCGGCAGGCACTGACCTTGGGAGGGGGCCTAATCCGCCGAACCGCATGCGTCAGGCGTGGCGCGCGCGGTGGGCTTGGGGGAAACACCTCCAAGACTGTCTACGGAGTATCCGTGGTTGAGCTATCTTGGCGTCTTCGTCCGTAGGCTCAGCCCAGACGAGGACGGGGGAGCGGTGTCTCAGAAGCGACCGTTCATTACGGCAGACAGGCTCGAGGCCATTGCCTCGCGCTATCCCACACCCTTTTACCTCTATGACGAGAGGGGCATACGCGAAAACGCGAGACGTGTGCTTGAGGCCTTTGCGTGGAACCCAGGCTTCAGGGAGTACTTTGCCGTGAAGGCGACGCCCAACCCCGCCCTCATTGACATACTGCGGGACTGCGGCTGCGGCGTGGACTGCTCGAGCGAGTGCGAGCTTATGCTAGCGGAGGCCATGGGCATGTTGGGAGACGATATCATGTTCTCCTCAAATGACACGCCGGCTCAGGAGTTCGAGCGTGCCCTTGCACTGGGCGCGACCATTAATCTCGATGATATCACGCACGTGGCCATGCTCGATGAGGCGGTGAGGTCGGTGGGAGTCGACTACCCTCACACGGTCAGCCTGCGCCTTAACCCCGGTGGTGACTTCGCCTTCGCGAACGGCATCTTTGGCTCCCCCGAGGGGGCGAAGTTCGGTCTCACCGAGCCGCAGGCGCTCGAGGCCGCCCGTCTGCTTGCGAAAAGGGGCGTCGAGCACCTGGGGCTGCATGCGATGCTCGCCTCAAACACCGTCACGAATGGCTACTATCCCGCGCTGGCCCGCACACTGTTTGCGACGGCCATAACCCTCGAGCGCGAGCTGGGAGTCGACGTGAGTCTCGTGAACCTCTCGGGCGGCGTGGGCGTCGCCTACGAGCCTGACGAGAGGGAGAACGACATCGCCCTCATTGGCGAGCTCGTTCGCCAAGTGTACGAGGAGCGTCTGGTTCCCGTTGGCATGGGAGACGTCCGCATTGCCACGGAGCTCGGCCGCTACATGCTGGCGCCTTTCGGTGCGCTTGTGACCCGTGTCATCCACAGCAAGGAGACCTACCATCACTACCTGGGCGTTGACGCATGCGCGGCCAACCTCATGCGCCCCATGCTCTACGGCGCCTACCACCACATCACGGTCATGGGCAAGGAGGATGCGTCGGCATGCCGTCGCTACGACGTCGTCGGCATGCTCTGCGAGAACTCTGACCGCCTTGCCACGGACCGCCCGCTTCCCGAGGTCGAGGTGGGGGACTTGCTGTTTGTCCATGATGTGGGCGCCCACGGCCACTCCATGGGCTACAACTACAACGGTCGCCTGCGCTCGGCGGAGCTCCTGCTTAGGGAGGATGGCGAGGTCGAGCTCATACGTCGCGCCGAGACGCCTGCCGACTACTTCGCGACGCTCGATGTCCTCCCGGTGGGCAGGCGTCTCCTCAAGCGGGCAGGAGGACAAGGCCCCGCGCGTCGGAAGTCCGCGCGCCCTTGAGGGGCGCGATCATCACGAGTGTCCGGGCGGCGCGCCTTGGCGCCGACGACAATCATTTGTCTGAAAGGGGCAAGTATGGACATGACAGGGCTGAGCGGATCCGTCGTCGCGATCGTCACTCCGTTCAAGGAGGACAGGGGCGTAGACTTTGAGGCGCTCGAACGACTCGTCGACTTTCATCTGGCAAACGGTACCGACGGCATCCTCGTGCTTGGCACGACGGGCGAGTCGAGTACGATGACCGACCGCGAGGACTACGAGGTCGCCACATGCGTGGTCGATCGCGTGGCAGGGCGCATCCCCGTCATCGGTGGCTCGGGTTCCAACTCGACCGACGAGTCGCTGCGCAAAAGCCTGGGCCTCCAGAAGCTCGGTGTGGACGGTCTGCTCATCATCACGCCCTACTATAACAAGAGCAACGAGGAGGGCATCTACCATCACCTCAACAGCGTCCTCGATGCCGTGAACGTGCCCTGTGTCCTCTACAACATTCCTGGTCGCACGGGCTGTTCCATCAGCGAGAAAAACCTCGCGCGCCTGTCGCGCCACCCGAACGCCTGGGGTCTTAAGGAGGCGTCGGGAAATATCGCTTATGCCGCGACGGCCGCGCGCTATGTGAGCGAGGACTTTCACCTGTTCAGTGGAAACGATGACATCGTTGTGCCGCTCCTCTCGCTGGGTGGGTCCGGCGTCATCTCGGTCTGGGCTAACATCGCACCGAAGACGGTGCATGACATGTGCGTGCGTTGGCAGGGAGGTGACGTCCGGGGAGCCTTGCAGATGCAGCTCGATAACCTTGAGCTCATCCATTCCCTCTTCTGCGAGGTGAATCCCATACCCGTGAAGGCGGCGCTCGCAGCGATGGGCCTCATCACCGAGAGCTATCGCCCGCCGCTTTGGCCCATGGCGCAGACCGGCCGCGAGCGCCTGTACGAGGCGCTCGCCGATCGCGGCCTCATCAGCGCAGAGTCGGAATAGGGGGTCATTGTGGCAGACAGGACAAGGACGGTCGTGCTCATCGGCGCGGGCAGGATGGGCAAGCTCATTGCCGAGGCGCTCCCTGCCAGCGGCTTTGAGCTTCTAGGTACCTACGACGTCACGAGCGCGACAGAGCTTGACGTCGCTGCCCCGGCCGCAGAGCTGGCAATCGACTTCTCGAACAAGGCGTCACTGCCGCACACGCTGGCCTATGCGAGGCGCACGGGCGCGGCACTCCTGAGCGGCACGACGGGCTTCTCTGATGAGGAACTGGCCCGCATCAGAGCATTGGGCACGAGGGTGCCCGTCGTGTGGAGCGCAAATTACTCGCTTGGCGTGGCGGTCCTGAGGCGTCTTGCCGCCGAGGCCGCAAAGGCCCTTCCGAGCTTTGATGTCGAGATCGTCGAGACCCACCATAACCAGAAGGTCGATGCCCCCTCGGGTACGGCAAAGCTCCTTCTCGCTGCCGTGGATCCCAGTGGTGAGGCACGCGTGACCTATGGCCGCGAGGGCATGGTGGGCGTGCGCCCCGAGCACGAGATAGGCATGCACAGCCTGCGCGGGGGCAGTGTTTCGGGCACCCATGAGCTGCACTTCTTCGGGACCGACGAGGAGCTCTGCCTCACGCATCGCGCGACGAGTCGCCAGATTTTCGTGAGCGGTGCCATAGCTGCAGCCAGGCGTCTGCTCATGCGACCTGCTGGCTACTATAGCTTCGACGAGCTCATGCTCGGCTGAGCTGAGTTCGTAAACACCTACGAGCGCCGTCTCACGCCATTGGCGGCGCGCACCGCACCTGATAGACATCGCACCGCACCTGACAGACATAAAGGAATAAAGGAGGGATTCGCTTGGACGCACGCGAGATCATCGACTACATAGCCACCTCACCCAAGAGGACGCCGGTCAAGGCCTATGTCAGGGAGGCGGCAGGCGCACAGGTCAGCTACCCTCAGGATGCCCACGTCTTCGGTGAGGGCATGAGCAGGATCGTCTTCGCGGACTGGTCCTCGCTTGCCCCGGTGCTCGAGGGGGCGAGCGAGGATGGGCGTATCCTGGACTACGTGGTCGAGAGCGATCGGCGAAACTCAGGCGTACCCCTGCTCGACCTCAAGGGCGTGAACGCGCGCATCGAGCCTGGCGCTCTCATCCGCGAGAAGGTAAAGATAGGTGACAACGCAGTTATCATGATGGGCGCGATCGTCAACATCGGTGCCGTCATCGGTGAGGGAACGATGATCGACATGGGAGCTGTCCTGGGCGGTCGCGCCATCGTCGGGGCGCGCTGTCACGTGGGTGCGGGCGCCGTCCTTGCAGGTGTCGTCGAGCCGGCGAGCGCCACCCCTGTCGTCATCGAGGATGACGTTATGATCGGTGCGAACGTCGTCGTCATCGAGGGTGTCCGCGTTGGCAGGGGAGCTGTCGTCGCAGCCGGGGCCGTCGTCGTGGACGATGTTCCCAGGGCGGCGGTCGTCGCGGGCTGCCCCGCCGCGATCATCAAGATGAAGGACGAGGGGACCGAGGGAAAGACCGCGCTCGTTGATGCCCTGCGCCGGCTCTAGGCTGGCTCCTGCACCTGCCTTGTGGTCGCGAAGTGAGTGATTTTTCCGGTCCCCAGAGATGAAGTTTACAAGTACTAACTTGCATATGTGCAGGTCAGAGACTTACTGAAGATACTCTCGATGTGAGTGAACCACTCACTTCACCTTCCTGACCATTCACTCTACCTTCCCAAAGTGTATAATTCACACTTACGTCGCGACCGTGCGCACCCATGCGCACGGTCGCGACGCCTCTTTTGCGGCTATGCCTTGACTCTAATGTGGGCTGTTTGCGTTGATCGTGCTGCTTGGCCTGGCCTTAGAGCCATTGGAGGAGTTTGAGTTGCCTGTGTCCGTTGAGGTGCCACTGCCACCATCGTTGCCGCCTGCAGAGCCAGCGGACCCGTTCTTTGAGCCAGAACCCGTGTCGGATGATCCTTGGCCGCCGGACCCCGTTGACCCAGGGTTCTCGCCCCAGTTGGTGGAACCTTTCCCAGACCCGTTTGAGTTGCCCGTGCCGTTATGGTTCGTGCCCGATCCAGAATTTGAGTTGGAGTTGGTATCGGACGTGCCCGTACCGGTCGTGCTGCCCGATGTTCCTGCGTTCCCCGTACCGGTCGAGCCGGTGTTTCCGGTCGTCGAGGTGGGAGTCGTTGGCGCGGGGGCAGTATCGCCCGTCTTGCCTGTCGAGCCCGTGGTGCTAGAGCCCGTGTCTGCCGCAGTTCCCCCGTCTGCGCCCTGATTGGCATTTGGAGCGCTGTTGCCCTGCCCGCTGGTCGTGCCTGTACCATGGGTCTGTCCCGTGCCATTCGTCGTACCCTGTGTCGAGGGCTCTTCGCTGGGTGAGGACTCTGTGATTGTGGGGGTGCTGCCAATGCCCTTGCCTTGCGTCGCAAAGGTGACGACGGCGGCGTAGATGAGTACTGCGATGATCGCCACAACGGCGGTGAAGATCGCGGCGCGCCTCTTCATGGTGTCGGACTTGCGTTTTGCAACGGCGCCTCGAATAGTGTCGGGAGCGATGCGTGTGCTCGACAGATCATGAGTTCCGTCGGTCACAGTCGTCTTGTCGGCATCGTCCTTTTGCCAGCTGGGAATGGGCTTCTGCCTGACATGGGTCATTCCCGCACCCGCTATACGCGTCTTGCCAGACTTCATGCTGTCTTGGCCCGTACTGTCGGAGGTCAGGTTGTCCTTTATCTTGCTCGCCGATGCCGAGAGCACCGACTTGTACACCTGTGAGGCGAGGGCGGATGCGGCGGCAGCCACGCCCACACCGAT
The DNA window shown above is from Olsenella sp. oral taxon 807 and carries:
- the dapA gene encoding 4-hydroxy-tetrahydrodipicolinate synthase; this translates as MDMTGLSGSVVAIVTPFKEDRGVDFEALERLVDFHLANGTDGILVLGTTGESSTMTDREDYEVATCVVDRVAGRIPVIGGSGSNSTDESLRKSLGLQKLGVDGLLIITPYYNKSNEEGIYHHLNSVLDAVNVPCVLYNIPGRTGCSISEKNLARLSRHPNAWGLKEASGNIAYAATAARYVSEDFHLFSGNDDIVVPLLSLGGSGVISVWANIAPKTVHDMCVRWQGGDVRGALQMQLDNLELIHSLFCEVNPIPVKAALAAMGLITESYRPPLWPMAQTGRERLYEALADRGLISAESE
- a CDS encoding diaminopimelate decarboxylase → MSYLGVFVRRLSPDEDGGAVSQKRPFITADRLEAIASRYPTPFYLYDERGIRENARRVLEAFAWNPGFREYFAVKATPNPALIDILRDCGCGVDCSSECELMLAEAMGMLGDDIMFSSNDTPAQEFERALALGATINLDDITHVAMLDEAVRSVGVDYPHTVSLRLNPGGDFAFANGIFGSPEGAKFGLTEPQALEAARLLAKRGVEHLGLHAMLASNTVTNGYYPALARTLFATAITLERELGVDVSLVNLSGGVGVAYEPDERENDIALIGELVRQVYEERLVPVGMGDVRIATELGRYMLAPFGALVTRVIHSKETYHHYLGVDACAANLMRPMLYGAYHHITVMGKEDASACRRYDVVGMLCENSDRLATDRPLPEVEVGDLLFVHDVGAHGHSMGYNYNGRLRSAELLLREDGEVELIRRAETPADYFATLDVLPVGRRLLKRAGGQGPARRKSARP
- a CDS encoding flavodoxin: MDSIPKPMRAEKDRDRRWGVGLWRIFRLQIQACLPATTFLRAVDLSGKTIIPFCTHGGGGFGHMLEDYRRECATSEGMQPECAFP
- the dapB gene encoding 4-hydroxy-tetrahydrodipicolinate reductase, producing MADRTRTVVLIGAGRMGKLIAEALPASGFELLGTYDVTSATELDVAAPAAELAIDFSNKASLPHTLAYARRTGAALLSGTTGFSDEELARIRALGTRVPVVWSANYSLGVAVLRRLAAEAAKALPSFDVEIVETHHNQKVDAPSGTAKLLLAAVDPSGEARVTYGREGMVGVRPEHEIGMHSLRGGSVSGTHELHFFGTDEELCLTHRATSRQIFVSGAIAAARRLLMRPAGYYSFDELMLG
- the dapD gene encoding 2,3,4,5-tetrahydropyridine-2,6-dicarboxylate N-acetyltransferase is translated as MDAREIIDYIATSPKRTPVKAYVREAAGAQVSYPQDAHVFGEGMSRIVFADWSSLAPVLEGASEDGRILDYVVESDRRNSGVPLLDLKGVNARIEPGALIREKVKIGDNAVIMMGAIVNIGAVIGEGTMIDMGAVLGGRAIVGARCHVGAGAVLAGVVEPASATPVVIEDDVMIGANVVVIEGVRVGRGAVVAAGAVVVDDVPRAAVVAGCPAAIIKMKDEGTEGKTALVDALRRL